The genome window GTGTTGGATTGTTAACTTAAGAAGTCATAGTCTGCTTAACCGTTGACTTGTCTGTAATCTGTAGCCGCCCACACCTCCTTCCTCCCGTCTTCCCTCAATCTCTCAAGTCTCAATCATCATAATTTCCTTTCCTGTCCCTTTTCTGATCTCCTCAAGATTCATACCACCTCATGAGTACTGTACTACAAAATCTGCAAAAATCTGCACTAAACTTGGCGATCAAGATTCTCTCTCTCCGCTCTCCGGTCGAAGTCAAACGAAATAGGCTGTTGCCCTGCGTGATCGGCTGATCCTACTGGCCAGTAGAAGTGTATAAACCCACAGGCCAGTAGCTGCTCTGCTGCATCGAGACATCAGAGCCGAAGAAACCAGCTCGCGAATGGACCAGGACCAAGAACAGACACAGCCAGCCGCGGCGAAGGCACCCGTGGAGGTCACGCTCCGGCGGTTCGAGCTCTCCGACGTCGAGGCCATGATGGCGTGGGCGTCAGACCCGCAGGTCGCCGCCGCCTGCCGCTGGGACCCTTACGAGTCCACGGAGCCGCTGCTCGCCTTCATCCGGGACGTCGTGCTCCCGCACCCGTGGTTCCGCGCCGTCTGCCTCGCCGGAGAGTCCCGGCCCGTCGGGGCCGTGTCCGTGACGCCGACGGACGACCCGTGCCGGGCCGAGCTGGGCTACGTGCTGGCGCGCTCGCACTGGGGCAAGGGCGTGGCGACGGCCGCCGTGAAGCGGACGGTGGCTACGGTGTTCGGCGAGGTGAAGGGGCTGGAGCGCGTGGAGGCGCTCGTGGACGTGGCGAACCCAGCGTCGCAGCGCGTGCTGGAGAAGGCCGGGTTCCGGCGGGAGGCCGTGCTGCGGAAGTACGCCGTGCTCAAGGGCGCCGTCAGGGACATGGTCATGTTTAGCTTCATCGACACCGACCCACTGATCTCCTGATTCACGCGTTCGTGGATGTAAAAACGCATTGCTTGCTCATGTGCCTGAGCGTGTGAACCAGCTGCTGCAGACTTGCTGCTGAATGCATCGGCGTCTCAGCCGAATCTTCAGTGCTGTTTCTTTAGTTTGTTCCTTCTTTTACGGCGCAATTTACTGGCCATCCATCAAACAGCGTTCGATTTTCGCGAAAAATTTGCAAATTCGCTGTCGATTGTAGAACGTGTAACCGTAGTTGTTAGACTCCTCAATCAGGGCTCCATGATACATCGAGCACTAATAGGGACGTGGCTAATTCATGGACACGCACGGGTAAGTCAACTAGCAACTTTACTTTTTGGAAAGTCCTCCCTCTCcgtaattttccttttttttgcgaAGTTTTCTAAAAAACTTTTAAACAAAAGttattgagaaaaaaattatcgaGGAAAAATTATCGagaaattttttttagcaaaaacattttcagtataaaatttTCAGCACAAATTTTTGTACCCCACATGGGACAAGGGCACAAGGCCGAGCGCGCGTGACTTCGTATCAGGATTCGCGCACTAATAGTCTATTGCAAATTGCGAGCTGATACCACAGTAGCCTGCTGTACTTAACAGACAACAGTAGTAAGCTTGGCCTCCACGCTACACAACAGCATCTCCGATGGAAGAGATTGAATGGCTGGCGCAAGGGAGCCATCGCAGAGAGATAACGACACGCAGGATCAAACTAAGTACTACAGGGTGTATtaggattaaaaaaatcaaactttataaaCAGGTTCCAAATACAGTGCGTATtaggattaaaaaaatcaaactttatacACAGGTCGTAGGCGCCGTGTCCGTTGCGCCGACGGCGGAGCGGTGCCGCGGGGAGCTCGGGTACGTTCTGGCCCGCGCGCACTGGGGCAAGGGCGTGGCGACGGCGGCCGTGCGGCGCGCGCTGGGGGCCGTGTTCGCAGAGGTGGGGAGGCTGGCGCGCGTGGAGGCGCCAGTGGACGTGGATAACCCCGCGTCGCAGCGCGTGGCGGAGAAGGCCGGGTTCCGCCGAGAGGGCGTGCTGCGGGGACATGGTCTTGTGCAGCTTCCTCTCCTCCGACCCTCTCCCCGAGTGATCCTTGGCTCCATGCCTCCATGCATCTCGACTCAACTGCAAATTCGAGACCGAAGCATTTAGCTTGGTCTTCCTGTTGAACCGCCGGTGTTGAGCGCAATATTTGCTACAATCTGTGTCCAATCGAATGCATGCGCCTCTAGCTGAAAAACTGACAATTTCGTGTATGAATCGGCGATGTTGCGTGCTCCATCGGTGTAGCTGTTTGGAGGATGAAGGTGACAGTGGAGCCGTGCCATTTCTGGACCCAACACAGCTATCCGATCGGTGCGCCTCGCCGGCATGTTTTCGCCGGTTTTTGGAATGACGCAGTGGTTTGGATTCAGCTTACGTGTTCCTCGTGCCACTCGATGAGTTGCACTGATTTCTGGTCGGGATGATTGGAGTTGGTTGTTTGGTATTCCAATTCCACGTGGTGCTTCGCCACTTGGCTGGAAGACATCTTCCCGAAGTTGCCACGTGTTTCATGAATATGCTACTCAATCAGATGTGGTTAGTACCAGGAGGTGAATTTTGCTCATAGACCATTCTAATCATCTATCTTGCTCACCATTGTCGACATTTTGCTTAGCTCAAGTTTCACACTCGAGAAGCACAACTTCTCACGATGTTATTAATCTAGATTAAGTAAAGTGACTCATGTCCTTCCTTTTTTATAAGATAAGGTTGGGGGGCTACACGATTTGTCTCATTGTGTGCACCTGTAATAGTTCGGCTAATTAGTATTTTTGTATCGTATGTCACAAGTGTATTGGTACTTAGATTTAATGCTATCTTGATAGTTTAAGGTCTGCTGGTTTTAATTTAAGATTGTAAAAAACTGTTTGTAGATTGTAAATTATAGAAACTGGATTGTAGAAGCTAATGGAATTCGGATTGCTGAATTGTTACTATTTGAATGTTGAAGGGTTACAAACTAGATTGTGATGATGGTCCGTTTATTTCAACTTGCAGATTATAAATTACAATCTACAGTATCTATCTGAAATAAATATGGATTAAATAAGTTCGGATCAGTTTATAAGTTTTTGTATTTTAAACATATTACATCCGAGTTAATTCTTTTACACGAAGCAAgaataaaaatgtaaataaggtgtTAAACATACGCGGTCTGTCCCGCGTGGAGACTAGGCGGTAAATGAATTTGGATGGGTTGTATTGCAACCCCTTTGATTTAGTGCGTCAAAATCCAATAGTAAAACAGACACGGAATTCCACTAATGACTCAGCATCATGTCACGGACGTGGGCTGCAATGGGCCGGGGGTGGACTGCGGGGTGGCCCACTCCCTGATGTGGGCGTATATGTGAGCAAGTCACCGTCCAGCTAGAGAATCATCGAAGAACAGAAGGATAGGCATCGTCTTCTACCTCCAGCTTTGCTCGTTCTCTGCGCTTTCCTCTTCATTCCCCAGCCCCTGTGCTCTCCCCCATCTATTGCTCTATCTCAGCTCTAGACTCCCTTTCCCTTCAATTGTATCCCCACTGAACTTGTATATCTTCTGTGAGCTTGCAATATACAACACAGTTGGAGTGGATTTTGGGTGTTCATGTGTTGATTTGTGTGCTTGAACAACCGGGATTGTGACACATCAGCAAGTATCCAAGGCTCAGAGATGGAGCAAGAAGCGCCTTCCCAAGCGGAGTCCACGACCGAGGACACGGTGACGCTCCGGCCGTTCGACCTCGCCGACGTCGACCCGATGACGGCGTGGGCGTCGGACCCCGTGGCCACGGCCTTCGTGACTTGGGACCCCTACACGTCCCGGGAAGCCCTGCTCGCGTTCCTGCGCGACACCGTGCTGCCGCACCCCTGGTTCCGCGCCGTctgcctcggcggcggcgctccCGTCGGTGCGGTGTCCGTGACGCCGACGGACGACCGGTGCCGCGCCGAGCTCGGCATCGTGCTGGCGCGCGCGCACTGGGGCAAGGGCGTGGCCACGGCAGCGCTGAAGCGCACGGTCGCCGCGGTGTTCGGCGACCTGGAGGGCGTGGAGCGCGTGGAGGCGCTCGTCGACGTCGACAACGCGGCGTCGCAGCGCGTGCTGGACAAGGCCGGGTTCCAGCGGGAGGCCGTGCTGCGGAGCTACTGCGTGGTCAAGGGCAGGCTAAGGGACATGGTCATCTACAGCTTCATCTCCACTGACCCTGTCGTCGAGTGATCATCCAGATTTTTGAAAGATCTGCCTATTTTATATTGAATAAGAAGGAGAGGCTAAGACCGACCAAAGATGCATGTATAGGTTAATAATAATTGCATGTATCAGATTTGATAACATGAATGCATAATTCAAAGTTGCCAAGAACACAAATCGCATTGCTGATTGCAAAGCTGCAAGAAATTCAGCTTTCGATTACAGAATAGGTAACACAAAGGTTGGGGCCAAAAATCAGTAGGCAATGTAAAGATGCAAATAAGCACTGCGGAGCAGCTTCGCCTCAGGTTTGATGTTGCTCAGGAAGTGAGACAGCTCACTGTGGAGGAGCCGCAGCTCAGATGCCACCTCAAGAAAAAATGCACCCCAGGCTTAAATTGTGTAGGGGTCTGGGTTTTTTTTCAGTTTGAGATTCTGAAAAACAGTTCTTAAATGgtagattgtaaaaagctagactgtgaaatatttttaattatagATTATAATAAATTTTGATGAACAGTTCAGTACATTGTAGTTTTACTATCTataaaaaactaagaaaaatcaGCTTCCTAGATTCACACAATCCAATAAGCGGATTGTAAAAAACTGTGATAGAAagttgtttgcttgtttcaactttatattataaaaactaaaagCCACGATCTAAAGCCGAAATAAACAGTCTTTTAGCCTCTCCATTGAGCGCACTATCGCTCATCAACACTCAATATTGTTGTGACTGGGCGAGAGAGATACTAATACACTATTCTTCTCGGGGGATAATTGGATCGAGGGTTCATTGCTTGAACGCTTTAACTCGTTACCTTTAAAATTCATTTATAGTTCAATTCATATATGGGATGGATCCATATATGACAACATACCACGTatataatagaaaaatacacaTGATCTTCATTCAGTGTCACGATAGATTAGCTCCGAATAACATCTATAACATCACGTAAGCTATATTTAAAATATGAATGCTTATAAACCATCCTTAACATATTAAAGTAccaaatcttatatttactaattggagacTCATTTTGGTACTTTCACGTTAAT of Phragmites australis chromosome 3, lpPhrAust1.1, whole genome shotgun sequence contains these proteins:
- the LOC133911273 gene encoding uncharacterized protein LOC133911273, encoding MEQEAPSQAESTTEDTVTLRPFDLADVDPMTAWASDPVATAFVTWDPYTSREALLAFLRDTVLPHPWFRAVCLGGGAPVGAVSVTPTDDRCRAELGIVLARAHWGKGVATAALKRTVAAVFGDLEGVERVEALVDVDNAASQRVLDKAGFQREAVLRSYCVVKGRLRDMVIYSFISTDPVVE
- the LOC133910799 gene encoding uncharacterized protein LOC133910799, producing MAGAREPSQRDNDTQDQTKYYRVVGAVSVAPTAERCRGELGYVLARAHWGKGVATAAVRRALGAVFAEVGRLARVEAPVDVDNPASQRVAEKAGFRREGVLRGHGLVQLPLLRPSPRVILGSMPPCISTQLQIRDRSI
- the LOC133913507 gene encoding uncharacterized protein LOC133913507, which codes for MDQDQEQTQPAAAKAPVEVTLRRFELSDVEAMMAWASDPQVAAACRWDPYESTEPLLAFIRDVVLPHPWFRAVCLAGESRPVGAVSVTPTDDPCRAELGYVLARSHWGKGVATAAVKRTVATVFGEVKGLERVEALVDVANPASQRVLEKAGFRREAVLRKYAVLKGAVRDMVMFSFIDTDPLIS